The proteins below come from a single Erysipelothrix piscisicarius genomic window:
- a CDS encoding ABC transporter substrate-binding protein: MKRFTKGVITTAALALLLTGCGKKNDSEEVTIKYWNFPNFTNDQEFPDAADYDAALIKAFEEKNPTIKVEYQKIDFTDGPAKVETAIQSKTNPDVIYDAPGRVIDWASKGYLKEFADVDTKQLDASAVKASSLDNKLYLYPQGIAPFLMAVNTNVTDKLGITDLLPLDKEDNPGRNWTVDEFETFLKAVKEKDPEMIPTLLYAKSAAGDQGPRAFVSNLYGSWITDEAISEYTINNEQGVKGLEWVAKASKEGLLGSGQGLESKDGQEYFKSNKTAISILSSPGLRTQHMQGSDMNARFLPYPNDAKAPKYEFLVAGPAVFDNGDDAKAAAAQKFADFMINDEVWGKRTLLATGNFSAQQGQTGLYDDAELKFAESLTPQFGPYYNTIEGYAKMCPYWFPMLQSVMSGEAEPKAAADAFVEKANNTIKEA; encoded by the coding sequence ATGAAACGATTTACGAAAGGTGTTATTACAACAGCAGCGTTAGCGTTATTGTTAACAGGATGTGGGAAAAAGAATGATTCTGAAGAAGTAACCATTAAATATTGGAACTTCCCAAACTTTACCAATGATCAAGAATTTCCAGATGCAGCAGATTACGATGCAGCACTTATTAAAGCATTTGAGGAAAAGAACCCAACAATTAAAGTTGAGTACCAAAAAATTGACTTTACAGATGGTCCAGCTAAAGTTGAAACCGCAATTCAATCCAAAACAAATCCTGATGTAATCTATGATGCTCCAGGACGTGTCATTGACTGGGCTTCAAAGGGTTACCTCAAAGAATTTGCAGATGTGGATACAAAACAACTCGATGCATCTGCAGTAAAAGCAAGTAGTCTTGATAATAAACTCTATCTTTACCCACAAGGGATTGCACCATTCTTAATGGCTGTAAATACCAATGTAACAGATAAGTTAGGGATTACAGATCTTCTTCCATTAGATAAAGAAGACAATCCAGGACGTAATTGGACTGTTGATGAATTTGAGACATTCCTAAAAGCAGTTAAAGAAAAAGATCCAGAAATGATTCCGACATTGCTTTATGCAAAATCAGCAGCAGGGGATCAAGGTCCTCGTGCCTTTGTTTCAAACTTATACGGATCATGGATTACAGATGAAGCAATCTCAGAATATACCATTAATAACGAACAAGGTGTTAAGGGTCTTGAATGGGTAGCTAAAGCTTCAAAAGAGGGATTACTTGGAAGTGGACAAGGTCTTGAATCAAAAGATGGTCAAGAATACTTCAAATCCAATAAAACCGCAATTTCAATTCTTTCATCTCCAGGACTTCGTACACAACACATGCAAGGTTCCGACATGAATGCACGTTTCTTACCTTATCCAAATGATGCGAAAGCACCTAAATATGAATTCTTAGTTGCGGGTCCTGCTGTATTTGACAACGGTGACGATGCAAAAGCAGCAGCAGCTCAAAAATTCGCAGACTTCATGATTAATGATGAAGTATGGGGTAAACGTACACTTCTTGCAACAGGAAACTTCTCAGCACAACAAGGTCAAACAGGATTATACGATGATGCAGAACTTAAATTCGCAGAATCACTCACACCTCAATTTGGTCCTTACTACAATACCATTGAAGGTTATGCAAAAATGTGTCCTTACTGGTTCCCAATGTTACAATCTGTAATGAGTGGTGAAGCAGAACCAAAAGCCGCAGCGGATGCATTTGTAGAAAAAGCAAATAATACAATTAAAGAAGCATAA
- a CDS encoding MalY/PatB family protein: MENFKTIRNRRNDRSYKWMEMEQNAPNHGVDAFPFTVADVDMYHPKALTEGLKAYLDDMVFGYTAPSILYYEAVISWYQRRHQWELKQDWILQAPGVVVAINHALKAFTKEGDGVMIMSPVYYPFKRSIENLKRKVVETTLVEVDDVIVIDFQDFEAKAADANTKVLLLCSPHNPVGRVWSEHELKQIEAICDKYDVLVFSDEIHGDLIMPGYRFIPYATFSKTARQHSITFVSASKSFNFAGLHNAHVIIPSQSLRNQYRDSVTQDGGSLNTNVLGLAATQIAYTQCESWFDEFVCLIAANHQLVKSFIARENIPIRVGPLEGTYLQWLDFRDSGLTEAELIEKLQEHDVFLSPGSKFGESGQGFIRMNLACPQSILKAGLKRIQSAIQE; the protein is encoded by the coding sequence ATGGAAAATTTTAAAACAATACGTAATCGTCGCAATGACCGCTCATATAAGTGGATGGAGATGGAACAGAATGCGCCCAACCATGGTGTTGATGCATTTCCTTTTACAGTCGCGGATGTTGATATGTATCATCCCAAAGCCCTCACCGAAGGGTTAAAGGCTTATCTGGATGATATGGTCTTTGGATACACGGCACCAAGCATTTTGTATTATGAGGCCGTCATCAGTTGGTATCAAAGACGCCATCAATGGGAACTCAAACAAGATTGGATCCTTCAAGCACCCGGAGTTGTCGTGGCGATTAATCATGCCCTCAAAGCGTTTACTAAGGAAGGGGATGGGGTGATGATTATGTCACCTGTTTATTATCCTTTTAAACGGAGCATTGAGAATTTAAAACGTAAGGTGGTTGAAACCACGCTTGTCGAAGTGGATGATGTAATCGTCATTGACTTTCAAGATTTTGAAGCGAAAGCAGCAGATGCAAACACAAAAGTATTGTTACTGTGTAGCCCCCATAATCCAGTTGGTCGCGTATGGAGTGAACATGAACTCAAACAAATTGAAGCAATCTGTGATAAATACGATGTACTCGTTTTCTCAGATGAAATTCATGGTGATTTAATCATGCCCGGGTACAGATTTATACCTTATGCAACCTTCAGCAAAACAGCACGTCAACACAGCATCACCTTTGTATCCGCAAGCAAATCGTTTAATTTTGCAGGGCTCCACAATGCACATGTGATCATTCCGTCACAATCACTGCGAAATCAATATCGGGATTCAGTAACGCAAGATGGAGGATCTTTGAATACAAATGTCCTCGGGCTTGCTGCAACTCAAATTGCCTATACACAATGCGAATCATGGTTTGATGAATTTGTTTGTTTGATTGCAGCAAATCATCAACTGGTTAAGTCATTTATCGCGCGTGAAAACATACCAATTCGTGTAGGTCCACTTGAAGGAACTTATCTTCAATGGCTCGATTTCCGTGATTCAGGATTGACGGAAGCGGAGCTTATCGAAAAGCTTCAGGAACACGATGTGTTTTTGAGCCCGGGCTCAAAATTTGGTGAATCGGGCCAAGGGTTTATACGTATGAATCTAGCCTGTCCCCAATCAATTTTAAAGGCAGGTCTTAAGCGAATCCAATCTGCAATTCAAGAGTGA
- a CDS encoding carbohydrate ABC transporter permease, with translation MPPEWFPLNPTFDNYKLLLQPLTARWFFNSVFVSLTTTLLVCTTASLAGYALAKKKFPGVKLIFAIFIAAMTLPKQVILIPLLRFITELGLMDTYAALILPAVGWPFGVFLMKQFSHAVPDSLLESADIDGCGEIKKFWHIVLPIVKPGIGALAIFTFISSWNDYFSQLVFTNSEVMKTLPLGLASMAQSAEFSLNYGLLMAGALLASLPMIVVFLCFQSFFTQGVTVGAVKG, from the coding sequence TTGCCACCCGAGTGGTTTCCTTTAAATCCAACATTTGATAACTATAAATTATTACTACAACCACTAACCGCTCGCTGGTTCTTTAACTCAGTGTTTGTGTCCTTAACAACGACATTGTTAGTGTGTACAACTGCTTCGCTTGCTGGATATGCCTTAGCGAAGAAAAAATTCCCTGGGGTTAAGCTGATCTTCGCAATCTTTATTGCTGCGATGACTTTACCAAAACAGGTAATCTTAATACCGCTTCTACGTTTTATTACCGAACTTGGGTTAATGGATACGTATGCAGCGCTCATTCTTCCAGCAGTTGGATGGCCCTTTGGCGTCTTCTTAATGAAACAATTCTCGCATGCTGTTCCAGATTCTTTGTTAGAATCTGCGGACATCGATGGCTGTGGTGAAATTAAGAAATTCTGGCACATTGTACTTCCAATTGTAAAACCAGGGATTGGAGCGCTTGCAATCTTTACCTTTATCTCAAGTTGGAATGATTACTTCTCACAACTTGTCTTTACAAACTCGGAAGTTATGAAGACACTTCCATTAGGCCTTGCTTCCATGGCACAGTCTGCAGAGTTCTCATTAAACTACGGACTTCTAATGGCAGGGGCATTACTTGCATCCTTACCGATGATTGTTGTGTTCCTCTGTTTCCAAAGCTTCTTTACACAAGGTGTTACAGTAGGTGCTGTGAAAGGATAA
- a CDS encoding carbohydrate ABC transporter permease codes for MKALKQKIKKKHIDTSGYLFLLPAMLFFVTFVLYPMVKGIYLSFFRFRGRNQVFYGLNHYANLMHDDIFLKSMRNTAVITLVAVPIVVMLALFIAIHIYNKHAAVRSFFRGVFYIPAISSVVSITVVWLWIYNPDFGILNYILKNVGLISENVQWIGNSKTAIYAIIAVLITTSLGQPIILYVAALGNVPEELLESARIDGAGNWVIFRKIIWPLIKPTTLYIVVTTTINSFQIFSLIQLMTAGGPNYSTSTVMYLVYETAIILQEYGKASAMGVILAVIIAIISTLQFKFLSDDVNY; via the coding sequence ATGAAGGCATTAAAACAGAAAATTAAAAAGAAGCATATTGATACCAGTGGGTATTTATTCTTACTCCCTGCAATGTTATTCTTCGTGACATTCGTTTTATATCCCATGGTCAAAGGGATCTACTTATCATTTTTCAGATTTAGAGGACGTAACCAGGTCTTCTATGGACTCAATCATTACGCAAACTTAATGCATGATGATATATTCTTAAAATCAATGCGAAATACAGCGGTTATCACCTTAGTGGCGGTACCAATTGTGGTAATGTTGGCACTCTTTATCGCAATCCATATCTATAATAAACACGCTGCAGTTCGATCATTCTTTAGGGGTGTATTCTATATTCCTGCAATCTCTTCGGTTGTTTCCATTACAGTCGTATGGCTATGGATTTATAACCCGGATTTTGGAATCTTGAACTATATCCTAAAAAATGTAGGACTTATTAGTGAAAATGTACAATGGATTGGAAATTCTAAGACCGCAATCTATGCAATTATTGCAGTCCTTATTACCACAAGTCTTGGACAACCCATTATTCTGTATGTTGCAGCTTTGGGAAACGTTCCAGAAGAGTTATTGGAATCTGCACGCATTGATGGTGCTGGAAACTGGGTTATTTTTAGAAAAATAATCTGGCCACTGATCAAACCAACCACACTCTATATTGTGGTAACAACAACCATCAACAGTTTCCAAATCTTCTCTCTGATTCAATTAATGACAGCCGGAGGACCAAACTACTCTACCTCAACCGTAATGTATCTGGTTTATGAAACGGCGATTATTCTACAAGAATATGGAAAGGCGTCAGCGATGGGGGTTATTCTTGCGGTAATTATCGCAATTATCTCGACCTTACAATTTAAATTCTTGTCCGATGACGTTAATTATTAG
- a CDS encoding GNAT family N-acetyltransferase — MIRKTQMDDLPAIWHLMNDLEDTEFPYEAFCTAFDAVYSNPSMHMFVYEDKQEVVGCLNMRVDVQLHHSGLIAEINDFVMNPSCRGQGYGAALLNHAELFAIKMGALQLELTTNKKRKRAHAFYTAHGFESTHYKFVKML, encoded by the coding sequence ATGATACGAAAAACACAAATGGATGATTTACCTGCGATTTGGCATTTAATGAATGATTTAGAGGATACAGAGTTTCCCTATGAAGCATTTTGTACTGCTTTTGATGCGGTCTATTCCAATCCCTCCATGCACATGTTTGTGTATGAAGATAAACAGGAGGTTGTGGGGTGTTTGAATATGCGAGTGGATGTACAACTTCATCACAGTGGTTTGATTGCGGAAATTAATGATTTTGTGATGAATCCATCCTGTCGCGGTCAAGGTTATGGCGCGGCTTTACTGAATCATGCTGAATTATTTGCGATTAAAATGGGAGCACTTCAATTAGAGCTTACGACAAATAAAAAACGAAAACGAGCGCATGCATTTTATACAGCGCATGGCTTTGAATCAACCCATTATAAATTTGTGAAAATGCTTTAA
- a CDS encoding DUF3307 domain-containing protein has protein sequence MINLFLYVAILHILADFHLQSNKMFENKSSSFSWLIAHIGVHAVVFGVFAFMFDGEALMYIMAMVFIHFILE, from the coding sequence ATGATTAATTTGTTTTTATATGTTGCCATTCTACATATTCTTGCAGATTTCCATCTACAATCCAATAAAATGTTTGAGAACAAGAGCTCATCATTTTCTTGGTTGATTGCACATATTGGGGTGCATGCAGTTGTATTTGGCGTGTTTGCGTTTATGTTTGATGGCGAAGCCTTAATGTATATTATGGCAATGGTTTTTATTCACTTTATTTTAGAGTGA
- a CDS encoding VanZ family protein, with amino-acid sequence MIILISAWLDAFRNGPVQLNTGIYLYIALFIMCYFMYFRKQERSDCIINSLFFIYFCGVFEVALLPISMNDKQIIANQALKFGLNYNTQPFFVDLFVSQYSSDMDYLIPNIVMLVPFGFLMNYKLKKPSFIKIVLLSMTFSLCIEMTQLMMQLTLYTRRVADINDLLSNTFGGMIGWALYTLCAPAIEKIFALIPARRSHNI; translated from the coding sequence GTGATCATATTAATCAGTGCATGGTTGGATGCTTTTCGCAATGGACCCGTCCAACTGAATACCGGCATTTACTTATACATTGCATTGTTTATCATGTGTTATTTTATGTACTTTCGAAAACAAGAACGTAGTGACTGTATTATAAACAGTCTGTTTTTTATCTATTTTTGTGGTGTTTTTGAAGTCGCACTGCTACCAATTTCGATGAATGATAAACAGATTATTGCGAATCAAGCACTCAAGTTTGGACTGAATTACAATACCCAGCCATTTTTCGTGGATCTTTTTGTTAGTCAGTATTCCAGTGATATGGATTATTTAATTCCAAATATTGTGATGTTGGTGCCGTTTGGTTTTTTAATGAATTATAAACTTAAAAAACCAAGTTTTATTAAAATTGTGCTATTAAGTATGACCTTCTCACTGTGTATTGAGATGACCCAACTTATGATGCAGTTAACGCTGTATACACGTCGTGTCGCGGATATTAACGATCTCTTATCCAATACCTTTGGTGGCATGATTGGCTGGGCCTTGTACACTCTATGCGCTCCTGCAATTGAAAAAATCTTCGCCCTAATACCCGCACGAAGATCTCATAATATTTAG
- a CDS encoding N-acetylmannosamine-6-phosphate 2-epimerase, whose amino-acid sequence MKKHSIFKQLEKGLVVSCQALPDEPLYRQEGGIMVLMAQAAARAGAVGIRAQGVTDIKQIKAAVDLPVIGLIKKPYPNYQQYITVTMTEIDALVASGCDIIALDATLRPRGDGKTIETFIHEIKTKYPDCILMGDISTLEEGMHCEAIGMDCVGTTLSGYTDYSPQLEGPDYQLMVDLVQNVSIPVIAEGRIHAPEAARKAIECGVHCVTVGGAITRPQKITNRFVKAMNEN is encoded by the coding sequence ATGAAAAAGCATAGTATTTTTAAACAACTCGAGAAGGGTCTTGTCGTTTCATGTCAAGCCCTTCCCGATGAGCCTCTTTATCGTCAAGAGGGTGGGATCATGGTGTTAATGGCTCAAGCAGCAGCACGAGCAGGTGCTGTAGGAATACGAGCACAAGGGGTTACGGATATCAAGCAAATAAAAGCTGCAGTGGATCTTCCAGTGATCGGGCTTATTAAAAAACCTTATCCAAACTACCAACAATATATCACAGTAACCATGACTGAAATTGATGCGCTCGTAGCATCCGGGTGTGATATTATTGCCTTGGATGCAACCTTAAGACCGCGTGGCGATGGTAAAACCATCGAAACATTTATTCATGAAATTAAGACGAAATATCCAGACTGTATTTTAATGGGTGATATTTCAACGTTAGAAGAAGGGATGCATTGTGAAGCGATCGGTATGGACTGTGTGGGCACAACACTCAGTGGCTATACCGATTACTCACCCCAACTGGAAGGACCAGACTATCAACTGATGGTAGACTTAGTTCAAAACGTATCCATACCCGTGATTGCGGAAGGACGAATTCATGCTCCTGAAGCAGCGCGAAAAGCGATTGAATGTGGGGTTCACTGTGTTACTGTAGGGGGTGCGATTACACGACCTCAAAAAATCACAAATCGCTTTGTGAAAGCGATGAACGAAAACTAG
- a CDS encoding signal peptidase II — translation MIVMYLIYHVGIDNRRLDGHYRISIALILSATLASILDQTLWGGSFDWIQYTTQSLTQFSFDLKDLFLDLGLLSLVGAMLINHEGRLSEIIFLRKWVN, via the coding sequence ATGATTGTAATGTATTTAATTTACCATGTTGGTATCGATAACCGCCGACTTGATGGTCATTACCGCATCAGCATTGCCCTTATTTTAAGCGCAACCCTTGCATCCATTCTCGATCAAACCTTATGGGGTGGTTCTTTTGATTGGATTCAATATACCACGCAATCATTAACACAATTCTCTTTTGATTTAAAAGACTTATTTCTCGATTTAGGGCTGCTTTCACTCGTTGGTGCCATGCTTATAAACCACGAAGGACGCTTATCAGAAATCATTTTTTTACGTAAATGGGTCAATTAG